A stretch of Hydractinia symbiolongicarpus strain clone_291-10 chromosome 9, HSymV2.1, whole genome shotgun sequence DNA encodes these proteins:
- the LOC130656604 gene encoding nonsense-mediated mRNA decay factor SMG8-like, whose translation MADVVNIFNLRKKIEEIEGNGNQKVCVVGIIGRCHLLHKDGALNQLVDHNVFQTDSKTHKLQPKENKQVEVKMFYDEERKTVFLELNSIHDYAQLLNACRNLHENLSMAGRHHYCQDHLLKHALALLFMFSVSHIVVVMFPTPRFDLTYLRLFKLLASVRYTMLHSLSQSLAAVDGIPEIWKTTGRPCIPRIIFSFQIPWNTAKGLNEHSIRKLQQSLQEQVHLILKKNRLLGSLSSSSLFTVSSPNQLFVHVQSPQKSHIDPISFCINHVLKHSINMDAVYSSVLSKKSNISLVSQPSPTKGTSEDSGGVMKDITLRDFLFKQIDYMMTVESREVPAEGRRGTHVEAPNIELWYRVCEIVYKYFLGSATDNNAHVKTLMQTLDLDWKFSENRCHKVSPMATNTYLDNLPSHYTQSVHLAQLNHCLHVFTMNARGPAYEHFANQLQEECNQVWWNGRHLCEATSMTGQPCVYPYHNLTDGKQESEETAGVPYKSHSSRVTSIAACNCGRTQGTREDPFDLKSANYEFYQDLEKKCCSYLTHLKFPMFPADDPSLRVKRAAPSLQRRLETHQITILGRNAKTSISELSVSGTTSQTQESKDIEILPSQDHEHAARTRTISTSKDLTAASGASLSYGGYQSTDIESRDDGASYVSEYEGMVKSLSMNPVQEVDNELVEVESSNTTDNSSNITTTEHYEGMLSINLSPSLLPMFPSWSLIVLGSASLYNPTKGVEQAGFFTGSNYLLLWDIPVKTNDMTSTSDGNDEPNITDIASQEEQWPVPGEVTKVTTTNQNHPSTTTHAHIPILQTINQVHAQANELLRSDKNPVGRIKRPNSKETISVKAYIGNEYECPRGHRFFCSAADKMVKITGSGHIRENATKLVTAHMPIYFPCPCRSSKPLHLAQLTRTYVVTPDSAVTITLNPRVQPGERDITPVFYTGLKDGVTLPPNSYCVLRFPYVYVGDSGPILPPPPSQPLLTCRLLRGMFNYSYVSNTDDNLI comes from the exons TAATGGAAACCAAAAGGTTTGTGTTGTTGGTATCATTGGAAGATGCCACTTACTCCATAAGGATGGCGCATTGAATCAGCTTGTCGATCACAACGTTTTTCAG ACTGATTCAAAAACACATAAGCTGCAGCCAAAAGAAAATAAGCAA GTAGAGGTGAAAATGTTTTATgacgaagaaagaaaaacagtttttcttGAACTGAACTCCATACACGATTATGCACAATTGCTAAATGCTTGTCGCAATCTTCACGAAAATTTATCAATGGCA ggcCGTCATCATTATTGCCAAGATCACCTTCTGAAGCATGCTTTGGCTTTGCTTTTCATGTTTTCTGTGTCTCATATAGTTGTG GTTATGTTTCCAACACCACGTTTTGATTTGACATACTTGCGCCTGTTCAAGTTGCTTGCCTCAGTAAG ATATACAATGCTTCACAGCCTATCACAGTCGTTGGCAGCTGTTGACGGAATTCCAGAAATTTGGAAGACAACAGGAAGACCTTGTATACCCagaattatattttcttttcag ATTCCATGGAATACTGCCAAAGGATTGAACGag cATTCTATTCGAAAGCTGCAGCAGTCCTTGCAAGAACAAgtgcatttaattttaaaaaagaatcgaTTACTTGGAAGTTTAAG tTCCAGTTCGTTATTTACAGTCTCGTCACCAAACCAGTTATTTGTTCACGTGCAATCGCCACAGAAATCTCACATTGATCCAATCTCATTTTGCATCAACCACGTGTTAAAGCATTCGATTAACATGGATGCag tttaTTCTTCTGTGCTGTCAAAGAAATCAAATATCAGTCTTGTATCACAACCTTCTCCCACAAAAGGAACTTCAGAAGATTCTGGAGGGGTTATGAAAGATATAACATTACGTGATTTCTTGTTTAAACAAATTGATTATATGATGACGGTGGAGAGCAGAGAAGTCCCTGCAGAGGGAAGAAGGGGAACACATGTGGAG GCACCAAATATCGAGCTGTGGTATCGTGTTTGTGAAATTgtgtataaatattttcttgGTAGTGCTACAGACAACAATGCACATGTAAAAACGTTGATGCAAACGTTAGATCTTGATTGGAAATTCTCTGAGAA tcGCTGCCACAAAGTATCACCAATGGCTACAAACACTTACTTAGATAATCTTCCATCACACTACACACAATCAGTTCATCTTGCACAG CTGAACCATTGTCTCCACGTGTTCACAATGAATGCCAGAGGACCAGCATACGAACATTTTGCTAATCAGCTTCAGGAAGAGTGCAACCAGGTCTGGTGGAATGGTCGACACTTATGCGAAGCAACTAGTATGACTGGCCAACCCTGTGTATACCCC TACCACAATCTTACCGATGGTAAACAAGAGAGTGAAGAAACAGCAGGTGTACCGTATAAATCTCATTCAAGCAGAGTAACCAGTATTGCTGCGTGCAACTGCGGACGCACACAAGGAACTAGGGAGGATCCTTTCGACTTAAAA AGTGCGAATTACGAATTCTATCAAGACCTAGAAAAGAAATGTTGTTCTTACCTGACACATCTTAAATTCCCCATGTTTCCTGCAGACGATCCAAGTTTGAGAGTTAAACGAGCAG CGCCGTCCTTGCAAAGACGTTTGGAGACTCACCAAATCACGATATTAGGACGAAACGCAAAGACCTCAATTTCTGAATTATCTGTTTCCGGCACGACTTCGCAAACACAAGAAAGCAAGGACATCGAAATCTTACCTTCTCAAGACCACGAACATGCTGCAAGAACGAGAACAATTTCCACCTCAAAAGATCTTACTGCTGCTAGTGGTGCTAGTCTAAGTTATGGCGGGTATCAATCTACCGACATTGAGTCTCGGGATGATGGTGCCAGTTACGTCTCTGAGTATGAAGGAATGGTAAAGTCTTTGTCAATGAATCCAGTGCAAGAAGTTGATAACGAGTTAGTTGAAGTTGAAAGCTCG AACACGACGGACAATTCATCAAATATCACTACGACAGAGCATTACGAAGGCATGCTAAGTATCAACCTGTCCCCATCTTTACTTCCAATGTTCCCTTCATGGTCACTCATCGTCCTCGGATCAGCAAGTTTATACAACCCTACAAAAGGTGTAGAACAAGCAGGATTCTTTACTGGTTCTAACTACCTGCTTTTATGGGACATACCCGTCAAAACAAACGACATGACGTCGACGTCGGATGGCAACGACGAGCCCAATATTACGGACATTGCGTCACAGGAAGAACAATGGCCAGTTCCGGGTGAAGTTACAAAAGTAACAACTACCAATCAAAATCACCCATCTACCACTACGCATGCGCACATTCCTATCCTTCAGACAATCAATCAAGTACACGCGCAAGCCAATGAACTACTACGCTCTGATAAAAATCCTGTCGGAAGAATCAAAAGACCTAATTCAAAAGAGACAATTTCAGTAAAAGCGTACATAGGGAATGAATACGAGTGTCCGCGTGGTCACAG GTTTTTCTGTTCTGCGGCTGATAAGATGGTAAAGATCACTGGTTCCGGACACATTCGTGAAAACGCGACCAAACTCGTGACCGCCCACATGCCAATCTATTTTCCATGTCCGTGCCGTTCATCGAAGCCTCTACATTTGGCTCAATTAACCAGAACATACGTTGTAACACCAGACTCTGCTGTCACGATTACTTTAAACCCAAGAGTACAACCGGGTGAGCGAGACATCACACCTGTGTTTTACACCGGACTTAAGGATGGTGTTACACTACCTCCAAATAGTTACTGTGTCCTACGATTCCCATATGTTTATGTCGGAGATAGCGGACCTATATTACCTCCGCCGCCGTCACAACCGTTGTTGACGTGTCGCTTGTTGAGAGGAATGTTTAATTATTCGTACGTGAGTAATACTGATGATAACTTAATATAG